In one Plasmodium vivax chromosome 4, whole genome shotgun sequence genomic region, the following are encoded:
- a CDS encoding variable surface protein Vir6, putative (encoded by transcript PVX_106210A) translates to MECRNNSGEYLSYNCYSTLKSYFDNSQLSDTATKIFDETKKKLKEEYQNIDTNHKIFSDFARFLTKDHNFSTYGYPISCTYLNVWLNDEVKNRYSSEFESKFHVFRDFARKFATESKNHNYPRDSCEIYIKKPDDEYRKKEILYKLYYYYTEHKTRLNYTTGKPLCDNINLIVSESWNANEYIKNDEHFKKTLKDLKDIIIREEHHKNECDYSILKNMLPKEDPKPIVEAPVMPVHNSLETNQLTTPPNEGLEHRLGENRHNVEIGLSETEGLGQQPKLQEEEPPAAMTPSQTLQKQLSFRVSQEGVPLDKRTSQENPSFRTRHQEARLLKLERELTQTDDHLYGDKQHARSDERGVLGTIQNTFSDVLGSVEPAPILGVSGGMGVLFLLFKLEHSLEEEEDAHMEFLVVSMDHSQENFQDIKIIWVQILDIVK, encoded by the exons ATGGAGTGTAGAAATAATTCAGGGGaa TACCTTAGCTATAACTGTTATTCTACATTGAAATCTTATTTCGATAATTCACAATTATCTGATACTGCTACTAAGATTTTTGAtgaaaccaaaaaaaaattaaaagaagaaTATCAAAATATTGATAcaaatcataaaatatttagtgATTTTGCAAGATTTTTAACAAAAgatcataatttttcaacGTATGGATACCCCATATCTTGTACGTACCTTAACGTTTGGTTAAATGACGAAGTTAAAAATAGATATAGTTCTGAATTTGAATCAAAATTTCATGTTTTCAGGGATTTTGCAAGAAAATTTGCTACGGAAAGTAAAAATCATAATTATCCTAGAGATTCATGtgaaatatacataaaaaaaccAGATGATGAATatcgaaaaaaggaaatcttATATAAActctattattattatactgAACATAAAACACGATTAAATTATACAACCGGTAAACCATTATGTGATAACATTAATTTAATAGTTAGTGAATCTTGGAATGCcaatgaatatattaaaaatgatgaacattttaaaaaaacactaaAAGACCTTAAAGATATAATTATAAGAGAAGAACATCATAAAAACGAATGTGATtatagtatattaaaaaatatgttaccAAAAGAAGATCCCAAGCCTATAGTAGAAGCACCTGTTATGCCAGTACATAATTCATTAGAAACAAATCAATTAAcaacccccccaaatgaaggTTTAGAACATAGATTAGGTGAAAATAGACATAATGTTGAAATAGGATTATCAGAAACTGAAGGATTAGGACAACAACCAAAATTACAAGAAGAGGAACCTCCCGCAGCAATGACACCATCACAAACTCTACAAAAACAACTATCATTCAGAGTATCGCAAGAAGGAGTTCCATTAGATAAAAGAACGTCACAAGAAAATCCATCGTTCAGAACACGGCATCAAGAAGCAAGACTTTTAAAACTAGAGAGAGAATTAACCCAAACAGATGATCATTTATATGGTGATAAGCAACACGCTAGAAGTGATGAAAGAGGAGTCTTAGGAACAATACAAAATACTTTTAGTGATGTTTTAGGATCTGTTGAACCAGCGCCAATTCTCGGTGTATCTGGTGGAATgggtgttttatttttactttttaag TTGGAACATTCTttagaggaagaagaggacgcACATATGGAATTCCTAGTGGTTTCAATGGACCATTCCCAGGAGAATTTCCAGGATATCAAGATTATTTGGGTGCAAATATTGGATATAGTCAAATGA